DNA from Toxoplasma gondii ME49 chromosome X, whole genome shotgun sequence:
AGAATTGAGGCGGGTGTCGGTACTGCCTCTGAAAGTAGATATGTGCATCATAATAGCATGGGcgtacatatgcatacatatgcatatatacaaaagatacatatatatatatatatacataaatgtaGACATAATATGCATATCTGTAAATATGCATctttgtatgtatatgcctacgtctgcagagagacgcatcTCTACGGGGTACGCTTTTCTGTTGGATGTACATTTGGCGAAAGAGATGTTCCACGTACGTGAATGAGTCCTTATGGCCCCGAAGCGTCTTGTTGCAGTCGGTTGCGTCCTTTTTGATGGTTTTTGACTTCTACGCGAATGTTGATTTTCAATCGGAGAACATGGCATCCTAGCCTTTCGCAGTCCCTTtgacaagaaacagaaggccGCCCCGCTCCTTGAGTGTGAACCTCCCGGGCAGGTGGATCTGCCAGCCCATTGTTTTCTTGCTCTTTGCTTCGCTCGCTTTTCCGTTCGTCCTATGGATGACCTCAGGCGTTCGGCTTCGTTCTTCATCGCATGACCTCCTCCTCGATCCCTGTCTCGCTGACGAATCCCCTTCTTGACTTTCTTCCttcaacggagacagagtgCCGCTCGCTCTCTGGGCTGAGGCCGCAGTCGCCatctccttcccttcttttgggtcttcttcactctgttctctttcttgttctctctctgccttctcttgttctccaggttcttctgctttttgtgttgcttctcctctcttttcttctcctctcttttcttctcctctcttttcttctcctctcgagtCGGATCCTTCTTCCcgtccgtttcctctgttttcttttgccttggccctctcttcgttcctcgcctcctcgctttTACCCTGTTCGGCTTCTCGTCTATCTTCATCTTCTACGCCTTCCGATTCTCGCCCTGCTCCTTCACTCCCTCCCagtcctctcttttccggcggtctcttgtcttcctcgttgagtccttttcctgtttttttcacACTGGGGCGCAGGGAAAGGAGCGCCTGTGTCAGGGTCTCCAACGCCGTATACGACAGCGTCAGTTCCCCCCCACTGGCTCGCTTCAGCCATCTGTGCAGCAGCTCCTGTTGGAAGAACAGCgacgcttctttctgccaCAAATCGAGGGGCAGTGGCTTCGTCTTTGTcctccctctgcctcctcttcccttccCCTGCGAATCCACTTGCTCTTCTTGCCAGTCACCAGAAGAGGCAAAGCCACCCTCCCCAACGTCCATCACCTGTGCCTGGGCCGccggctcttctctcccttcgcttccttcttcagttcttttttcgttttctcctcctccttctgttcgatctcctccctcttttccgtctccttcttcgcgcgccCCTCCGTGTGGCGTCGTGTCTCCGAAGACTCGCTCTTCCCAGTTGCTGGCTTCCCTGTCGACCCAGTCCCGTAGCGCGGCGCTCTGTCTCGCCAGGCCGGACGCTCGTCTGAAGAGCGCATGTGTAGGCTCTGAACCTTTGCAGAATATGCTCGCTGCCGCTTCGGCGATTCGCGTCAGCAGCGCCTGGGCGTCGTTCCGCTCTCTGCTCGGCTGCCCGCGCTCGTTTGCAGAGACGACGGAAGCCGCTTTCTCGGCGTCTTCGagcgcgtctccttcgctgtgcacctCTCTGCAGTCTTCAGCCCAAACAGGCGCCGAAAGGGGGACGCGCGAGCgcgctgcttcgcctccacgCTCTTCGcgaaaaacaggagagaTACCTAGTGACCCTGCGCGCGGCACAGCCCCCTGTGCCTTGCCGCGCGACGCGTCGGCCTCCACGGCGCTCGGAGACACTTGCAGActgcgagaagaacgagacgcgacagaaggagaagcgacagaaggagaagcagacgaagacgcaacagacgaagaacaggGCGAAGCGGACGGGAGAGGCAGGTCCGAAGACGTGGAAGGACGTGGTGAGAGTtcagacagcgaagcggagagcgaaaacggggagacagcagacgcaAGCGTCGAAGGACGCAACTGCGAAGATGGAGACAAGGAACGTGGATTTGCACGGGGATCAGAGAGCAACGAAGCGAGCAGCGGCAGGAGAGTCAAACGGACAGCGTTCCGAGGGTACTTCTCCGGCAACGCGTTCGTCTCGTCTTCCAGCCAGGAGCCGCCAAGggcctgcatgcaaaagaagaaagctcGGTTTCTCAATTGTAGaggcgtctgtctctttcagATTCTTTGCGGTGGCAAACGCCGAGTCAAAAGCATCTGCTGCTGAAACGACATCCATAtggtgcatgcatatgtgctCGAGTTCCACTTGCGTGATCCGTACTGCGACCGCATGCAAGGCACAGACGAAAACCGCCCTCAcactcgctgtctccccacTGAACGGCAACGCATGTCTGCTGGAGCAGAGCTCCACTGGCGAGGGATTGTGGCGACTGTCGGGGCGAATGTGACTTTCCTTTTCGAGGCTGCAAGCGGACGAGCTGACGTCCcccctgcatgcactttcCGCCTGTCTTTACCTTCACGTAGCGATGCAGTTGTGCCTtttgcagagacagaaaaggccGGAAAACTGCAAACCGAGGCGTCTGGCTACTCAAGCCAGAAACGGCGCTCATGCCCctgacgaggaagagcgacagaagtgagaggagatgaagagagaagaacatgaGGTGACGAGTTGGAGGGTGGTTTTAGTCACGAGTCAAGCGACGCACGCAGACGCAGTGGAACGAAGCACAGAGCCAAGTGTACCTTCCCCACCACAGACACGCTCTTTCGCGAGTCGACAGTGGCACTGCAAGGCGACTGAGAGACCGCATTTGCATTTATGCGCGTCTCTACGCAGACCCGCAAAACGCGAACCGACACAACGCTCAgcggcgtcttcctccttccacCGTTTCCCGACGTTCCGAGGGGAATTATCGCGCGTGACTGAGTCGACGGCGATCGTCAACAAGCCTCACTTCTCTTGGATCCCGCGTGGAGGCATGTCAGTGGAGTCGCAGAAACTTCGTTCTCCACGCGCACAACACACAGCGAAGCATTTCGCGCGCGCAAGCGCTCCCTTTCAACGACGCAGCACACTATAGATCTCGTCTGGAATAAAGACATGTAGTTAAATAAGCATTTGAATCGACATACACGTCGATCCAAAAGATATACATCAACATAAATATGCTGATGTGCATACGAAtcgatatatgtatagacgCATAGATCGGCTTTTTCGTTACTGCCTTTTCCTGCACTTCTGCGTTGAAGAGGGATCGCCTGGAGTCGTTTGTTTCCAGTTGCATCTCGACGAGAACCTCCGTAGAATGAACATGTagaagacgagacaacgGGAAGTaccttcttttcctcaccCGAGATTTGTGATGTGGGCACCACGCAGAAGTTTCATCAACAGTGTCTCCATTTCGTCTCCTGCGTGATGCGCCATGACGACGTAGGCGAGGGGCgaggtgtctctttctgtctccttcttgaTGTCTTCTCTGatccccttctctcccttgcaAATCTCTCCGCCCTccacgcgtttctcctctctcttggcGATGTCCCGATGTCGCCAAGACCCGTCGCTCCCCTccccctctgtcttctcggtctcgcCGATGTCTCCactgcttctcgccgcctcttcttctcccaggACGGTGCCACTGACGACGCCAGCAGGTGCACAGTCGGTCGCACTCGCTTGCCCGGTATCGGCGTGGACCTTTTCGGCCTGTCGAGCCAGcggggagacaggcgaagcaggTGGAGGGCGGGAGGAAGCGAGCAAGGCGAGACGACGGTCAGAGCCGCCGGCGCGAGGCAGATCTGTTTCTGTCGGCTCGACGCGCCGAAgccgggagagaaggagcggTGACATGAAAGACCCGAAAAGGCTGTCCAGCCCCAGCCGTCCGTTGGGTGTCCTCtccgcgtgcatgcactgcgcTGCAGAAAGAAGTCGCGGCGAAGCTcgaggcgtctctgcggcgcttcttcttccatctTGAAAGAGGCTCTTCGCCTCAGGAGacctttcctcgtctcctcccgaCGGTGTCTGCGCTTCCTGCGCCGCCTGATGCTCCTTCCCCGGTGCACGCGAGCCTcggaaacgcgaagaagaaagaaaagacaaaagcGCAACGGCTGCTCGCCGTCGCCACTCTCGCCAGGCCTGCTGAGGCGCCTGCGATCCcgcagaggccgagagagggaaggaccATGAAAAGGACGCGTTCGACGCCGCAGGGGCAACCTTTGccggagcgagagacgacggagactgAGACATGTCGtcgaacgcagaggaaaTGCGATCGGGTGGAGTCGAGGAGGCAACAGAAGATCCGCGccacgacgagagagaagagaaaactggTGACATGCCCGAGTCCGCACACCCCAGAGCATCAGGACCCCCTTCGAGCCCAAACGCCTCCGGCATCTCAAGTCTgttcgccgctctctcggctgtcttctcgcgatcctccaccttctcttcctctcgcattctctctctcgcttcctcgccttctttctgcgcatgcagttgggctttcgcctcgtcctcttcttttccgtctgTCGTCGCCCTGCCGCCTTcgagctcttcttctccaggctCGCGACGCAGCGTGCAGCGGTGAAAACAGAATCCATAGAACTTGCAGAGTCGCTGAATGCTCGCCGCTTCCCTCTGTGCAGACTCGGGCCTCTGACAGTGGTCAAAGTAAACAACGTGAGTTGGCAGCGAGAAAACGCCAGTCCGCAGCCACCGCGGAAGCGTCAGAGGAACTCCCGCGTTCCccgccgtctctcgctcgccCCTCTCCACggctccttttctctcccccgaCACCCGTCGCTCTGCCAAGGAAAGAGCAGAGGCACAACAGGAAGCTCCCGTAGAGGTCGAACGGAAAGCCGACGGCATCGACGCAGGTACGCGATCCAaacacgaagacgaagaagaagaaggggaagaagaactcgTTTCAATCGCAGGTCTTGATTCGCAGTTTGTGTCTGAGACTTGCCTCCGTTTGGGCGCGTCCGTTGGTGAGTGAggcaagagaggaggaggtcTTTTTCCGGGAGTCGCAGTCTCTCGAGAAAGACGGGAGCTCTGCGTTTGATGACAGGCCTGTCGTAGCGCCACGGCTCGAGGGGAGAACAAGCGcgcgaacgcatgcagcaacgcTGTGCTATCGCTGCCTCCGCtacaacagagaagaaagaggggaggaTCGGAAGAAAACCAAGCTGAGGCAgggtctcccttctcgccgccggTCTCTGTAGGAGGCGCTGGAGAAGGAGTAGGACGCGCCGCCGCCATGCCGACGCCTGCGCAATTGACCCTATCATCATCTTTTTCCCCCTTCAACGAAACGgactgttctttctcttgttgtttctcttgcgcctccgtctccctttcctcgtgCGCGCTCTGAGGGATCTCACCCTCGGCCTCTCGTTGCGTCACTCGGTGGCCACAGCTCCGGTTGACGTCGTCCCCGCTAGCCGAAGAGAGACTCTGTGGAGATGCATGCGGTTCAGACGCAGGTTCGCCAACAGGCAGCCTTTCCAGTGGTCTCGGCTCGCAAGGCGTTCCCGCTGCGCTCTCCTCTCGATGGTTTCTGTGGTGCGGCGACCGCAGAAGCGCTGCAGCTCTCTGGTCTGCCTCCTGAAGGAGCTGCGggtggaggaggcgaagcactgtcgacagagaagacaacagCGTTCCCTCTACGGTCTCCAAGATTGGGTCACACAGAGGCGTCTCTTGGGCGCCTTCAGCCGCGGCCTCAGGGAACGCAGGACCGCTCGCAGAGCTGCAAAAAGTCGAGGGgacaggagacggcgaggagacagaacggctAGGTAGTGGCGCTAGACGGAGTGtcgcgggagaaaaggacggCAGCAAACTGTTGTTTTCGAGGTCGCCCTGTAGGTCTTGACGAGTTTCGCGGCATGCAGAAGACTCGGGGCGTTCGCCAGTCTCCCGCCAGTCCCCGCCAGATTCACACAAAAGGGATGACAGCAAGGCCCtctgagaagagacgcgagccCCCCACCGAGCCGCCGCGTCGTGCGTCGGTAGGAAGCTGGGCAGTCTCGTTCGGTCTCGAAGCTCAGCGAAGGCAGGGGGCGCGTCCAGGCCTTCGCTCCGATCGGCCgcaacagaaggagaagaagaaggcacaagagaagaagatggagaagaaggggaaccGGGAGCAGAACGAGACTGAATCAGCTGGTGGAGCAGATGTTTCCAAGCGATTCGCGAGGCCTTCTTCCGTCTTGAGAAGTCCTCTCCTGGCGTTGgtatctcttctctgtcctgcCTCGCCCCCCAGTCTCGGCTCCACATGtgcggctctctctctctggcgcgaGTCTCTGCATTGGGGCTTCGGCCTTGCGGAAGCCAAGAGCGgcgagaggcaaagaaggcCAGACGCGACAAAGCAGACGAACGCGTGaatgaagaagcagaagaagagggagagcgcgatgaaggcgaacgagaagcgaaggaccgagaagaaaaacaccgaggagaagaaggacgggaAGACGGCACTAGGGACTGGAAGAATGGCGAGAAAGACTGTGCCCTCGAGGAAGATGGGGGGGTcgggagaagccgagaggagGACGGGGACCGACGAGACGCCTTGTGTTGGTTGATTCGAGCAGAGAGTGAAACTGAAGGGAGTCTCGGAGTCTCTGTGGGTTCCATAGGACGCGAAGGCAGGTCCAGAAAGTCACGGCGAGAGTGCCGCCGTCGCGTCTGGTGAGAATCGCCAAGAGAGGAGCAGCTGATCGACGGtggcgctgaagaagagcgtggagaaggagaacgtcgagaaggcgcagaagcagcCGGGAAGGCAGGTGCAGGCGACGTCGAGCGAATGCGTGGATGCCCCTCCAAAGTTGGCAGATCAGAAAGTcgaggctgcatgcgcttcgcTCGACTCTCGCGAGCCAACGCGGTGGAGGtcgaagggaagaagcgagacgggAGATCGGCGACAGAAGAGCCGAGCAGAGGCATGCCATCGAAGCCCCGCGCGCCCGCGCTTTCTATCGGTCCGCGCCAGTGAGGCCCAGGCTGGCGCCCTCCGGAGTCTCCCCATCCCGGCGACGATCCGACGAGACGTTTAAAGAGGCGAGGCAACGCAGAACGCGCGCTacggtgtctagacaccggAGATGCAGACTCGGGGCTTCCGTACAACGTTCCAGCGCCTCCGACGCCCCGAGAGGTTCGCGGGACCACGCAGTTCCACTTGCTGCTAgctcgacgagaagaagaagtgaggAAAAACCGATCTGGTCTGCAGTCGGAGCTGCAAGGTCTTGAACTGA
Protein-coding regions in this window:
- a CDS encoding PP-loop family protein (encoded by transcript TGME49_215100~Predicted trans-membrane domain (TMHMM2.0):24-47:75-98), translating into MSQKRETFPPVFSGGATARLPPSPAPLAGVSCLLVLPQALVFCLFHLMTSSDFLFFSSNASPPNGLRRSMSCRYRLSLHRSLGLFFLGVGFHFRASLALSSPGKPPPFPLLHGTPVSSPETTFNSLRRVNSSLPFPGVVFKRRPTEAGSPEDLRCLALPSLTLCASLVRRNGRFTVGVPSHLRPRTSLGASVPCKSRGSPIDSSAFVLYPQRKWHLHSLCYPASPLTPQQHASPQTLAASSLETQWWRNAPLAVQSLPPCGLKNGSGHPSGSACKTFLMSAFDSFPFQSRRVLASQEAARWRQPHPSTSARDTPQKDGRENRHSFAGADFRGAAKRLNSDPPEETRIPVSTFSSLVSSPGRRPSRFQSKRWEDARGSERLGAARLSAYTRTSLPGPPSPLAPSLPRRVFSSPNLSDEVPFDPRRLPSLSSRPCSSDCRPDRFFLTSSSRRASSKWNCVVPRTSRGVGGAGTLYGSPESASPVSRHRSARSALPRLFKRLVGSSPGWGDSGGRQPGPHWRGPIESAGARGFDGMPLLGSSVADLPSRFFPSTSTALARESRAKRMQPRLSDLPTLEGHPRIRSTSPAPAFPAASAPSRRSPSPRSSSAPPSISCSSLGDSHQTRRRHSRRDFLDLPSRPMEPTETPRLPSVSLSARINQHKASRRSPSSSRLLPTPPSSSRAQSFSPFFQSLVPSSRPSSPRCFSSRSFASRSPSSRSPSSSASSFTRSSALSRLAFFASRRSWLPQGRSPNAETRAREREPHMWSRDWGARQDREEIPTPGEDFSRRKKASRIAWKHLLHQLIQSRSAPGSPSSPSSSLVPSSSPSVAADRSEGLDAPPAFAELRDRTRLPSFLPTHDAAARWGARVSSQRALLSSLLCESGGDWRETGERPESSACRETRQDLQGDLENNSLLPSFSPATLRLAPLPSRSVSSPSPVPSTFCSSASGPAFPEAAAEGAQETPLCDPILETVEGTLLSSLSTVLRLLHPQLLQEADQRAAALLRSPHHRNHREESAAGTPCEPRPLERLPVGEPASEPHASPQSLSSASGDDVNRSCGHRVTQREAEGEIPQSAHEERETEAQEKQQEKEQSVSLKGEKDDDRVNCAGVGMAAARPTPSPAPPTETGGEKGDPASAWFSSDPPLFLLCCSGGSDSTALLHAFARLFSPRAVALRQACHQTQSSRLSRETATPGKRPPPLLPHSPTDAPKRRQVSDTNCESRPAIETSSSSPSSSSSSCLDRVPASMPSAFRSTSTGASCCASALSLAERRVSGERKGAVERGERETAGNAGVPLTLPRWLRTGVFSLPTHVVYFDHCQRPESAQREAASIQRLCKFYGFCFHRCTLRREPGEEELEGGRATTDGKEEDEAKAQLHAQKEGEEARERMREEEKVEDREKTAERAANRLEMPEAFGLEGGPDALGCADSGMSPVFSSLSSWRGSSVASSTPPDRISSAFDDMSQSPSSLAPAKVAPAASNASFSWSFPLSASAGSQAPQQAWREWRRRAAVALLSFLSSSRFRGSRAPGKEHQAAQEAQTPSGGDEERSPEAKSLFQDGRRSAAETPRASPRLLSAAQCMHAERTPNGRLGLDSLFGSFMSPLLLSRLRRVEPTETDLPRAGGSDRRLALLASSRPPPASPVSPLARQAEKVHADTGQASATDCAPAGVVSGTVLGEEEAARSSGDIGETEKTEGEGSDGSWRHRDIAKREEKRVEGGEICKGEKGIREDIKKETERDTSPLAYVVMAHHAGDEMETLLMKLLRGAHITNLGGMSAVSGLSSQTPRFAVFRPFLSLQKAQLHRYVKALGGSWLEDETNALPEKYPRNAVRLTLLPLLASLLSDPRANPRSLSPSSQLRPSTLASAVSPFSLSASLSELSPRPSTSSDLPLPSASPCSSSVASSSASPSVASPSVASRSSRSLQVSPSAVEADASRGKAQGAVPRAGSLGISPVFREERGGEAARSRVPLSAPVWAEDCREVHSEGDALEDAEKAASVVSANERGQPSRERNDAQALLTRIAEAAASIFCKGSEPTHALFRRASGLARQSAALRDWVDREASNWEERVFGDTTPHGGAREEGDGKEGGDRTEGGGENEKRTEEGSEGREEPAAQAQVMDVGEGGFASSGDWQEEQVDSQGKGRGGRGRTKTKPLPLDLWQKEASLFFQQELLHRWLKRASGGELTLSYTALETLTQALLSLRPSVKKTGKGLNEEDKRPPEKRGLGGSEGAGRESEGVEDEDRREAEQGKSEEARNEERAKAKENRGNGREEGSDSRGEEKRGEEKRGEEKRGEATQKAEEPGEQEKAEREQEREQSEEDPKEGKEMATAASAQRASGTLSPLKEESQEGDSSARQGSRRRSCDEERSRTPEVIHRTNGKASEAKSKKTMGWQIHLPGRFTLKERGGLLFLVKGTAKG